The DNA segment TGTAAAACGTTCAAACCTTCGATGATTAAAATATCGGGTTGTTCTACGACTTTCATCTGGTCAGGGATAATGTCATAGATATGATGAGAATAGATCGGCGCTTCAACCCGCTGTTTACCGGCTTTAATATCGGCGACAAAATTAACCAGGCGGCGCATATCATAAGACTGTGGAAAGCCTTTTTTCTTCATCAATCCACGTTCTTCTAACACGCGGTTAGGATAGAGAAAACCATCCGTGGTAATGAGTTCCACTTTCGGATGTTCCGGCCAATGTTCCAACAATGCTTGCAGTATACGAGCCGTGGTGCTTTTCCCTACCGCCACGCTACCGGCAATACTGATCACATACGGAACACGCTGATTGGGCGTACCCAGAAATTGTTCAATAACTTTGCTGCGATGTTGGCGTGCCTTGACATACAGATTCAATAAACGCGACAAAGGCAGATAAATATCTCGGACTTCATCCAGTGACAATTCATCATGAATGCCGCGTAAATCAATCAGATCTTGTTCCGTCAATGAAAGGGGGACGGAA comes from the uncultured Tolumonas sp. genome and includes:
- the coaA gene encoding type I pantothenate kinase, which gives rise to MTADPQHLSPYLHFFREQWAHLRDSVPLSLTEQDLIDLRGIHDELSLDEVRDIYLPLSRLLNLYVKARQHRSKVIEQFLGTPNQRVPYVISIAGSVAVGKSTTARILQALLEHWPEHPKVELITTDGFLYPNRVLEERGLMKKKGFPQSYDMRRLVNFVADIKAGKQRVEAPIYSHHIYDIIPDQMKVVEQPDILIIEGLNVLQSGMDYPHDPHHVFVSDFVDFSIYVDADKQLLKEWYIQRFLRFRKSAFSDPSSYFHHYSHFDEEDAAATASRIWDEINYPNLIANILPTRERANLILTKSSQHAIEQVRLRK